The following coding sequences are from one Musa acuminata AAA Group cultivar baxijiao chromosome BXJ2-4, Cavendish_Baxijiao_AAA, whole genome shotgun sequence window:
- the LOC103981361 gene encoding ATP-dependent Clp protease proteolytic subunit 3, chloroplastic, which produces METIVAVSSSASPSDKLISSSSSLLPHGFLFPSSSPRRLAVAPSRRQTRAPLRAAAALGRRRTLSEGWDLSGSVPGAFRMPRFEEMDTTNTLLRQRIVFLGSQVDTMTADLIISQLLLLDAEDQKKEIKLFINSPGGSVTAGMGIYDAMKLCKADVSTICLGLAASMGAFLLAAGTKGKRFCMPNARVMIHQPLGTAGGKATEMGLQIKEMVYHKIKMNKILSRITGKTEQQIELDTDRDNFMNPWEAKEYGLVDAVIDDGKPGLVAPIAEATPPPKTRVWDLWKVDGSRKARQNLPSEEKLSQNGYKVDSNGDEDRGKEQPKEEPTTV; this is translated from the exons ATGGAGACCATCGTGGCCGTCTCGTCTTCTGCTTCGCCTTCCGACAAGCtcatatcctcctcctcctctctattGCCGCATGGGTTTCTCTTCCCCTCCTCGTCTCCCCGCCGGCTCGCGGTGGCCCCCTCGAGGAGGCAAACTCGCGCCCCCCTTCGAGCCGCCGCCGCTTTGGGTCGCCGGCGGACCCTGTCGGAGGGGTGGGATCTCTCGGGTTCGGTACCGGGGGCTTTTCGGATGCCACGTTTCGAGGAGATGGATACCACCAACACGCTCCTCCGGCAGCGCATCGTCTTCTTGGGCTCCCAG GTGGATACCATGACTGCTGATTTGATTATCAGCCAGCTCTTACTTCTGGATGCAGAAGACCAAAAAAAGGAGATTAAATTGTTCATAAATTCACCCGGGGGTTCTGTGACAGCTG GAATGGGAATATATGATGCTATGAAATTGTGCAAGGCTGATGTTTCCACCATTTGCTTGGGTCTTGCGGCATCTATGGGAGCATTTCTGCTAGCGGCTGGAACAAAAGGAAAAAGATTTTGCATGCCAAATGCTAGAGTCATGATCCATCAACCGCTAGGAACAGCTGGAGGCAAA GCAACAGAGATGGGGTTGCAGATTAAAGAGATGGTGTACCATAAAATAAAGATGAACAAGATATTATCGAGAATTACTGGAAAAACTGAACAGCAG ATTGAACTTGATACTGACCGTGACAACTTCATGAATCCCTGGGAAGCGAAGGAATATGGATTGGTAGACGCCGTCATAGATGATGGAAAACCGGGCCTAGTTGCACCAATTGCGGAGGCTACACCTCCACCAAAAACCCGTGTGTGGGACTTGTGGAAAGTTGATGGTAGTAGAAAAGCCAGGCAGAACCTACCTTCAGAGGAGAAACTCTCACAAAATGGGTATAAAGTCGACAGCAATGGTGATGAGGATAGAGGCAAAGAACAACCAAAGGAGGAACCAACAACCGTATGA